In one Conger conger chromosome 5, fConCon1.1, whole genome shotgun sequence genomic region, the following are encoded:
- the LOC133128900 gene encoding relaxin-3-like: MRATLLPVLLLWALWTVAQAQGEVTAVKLCGREFIRAVVYTCGGSRWRRVVEERELRGVEDTEAQNSLGPLGVSLGIDRAQRDLNQMLTTVCCQMGCRKSDLAFLC, encoded by the exons ATGAGGGCCACATTGCTACCTGTGCTGCTGTTGTGGGCGCTGTGGACTGTGGCGCAGGCACAGGGTGAAGTGACCGCAGTCAAACTGTGTGGCAGGGAGTTCATCCGCGCTGTGGTGTACACCTGCGGCGGTTCCCGCTGGAGAAGGGTTGTCGAAGAGCGAGAGCTTAGAG GGGTTGAGGACACAGAGGCCCAGAATTCCCTGGGGCCCCTGGGAGTCAGCCTTGGGATAGACCGTGCGCAGCGGGACCTGAACCAGATGCTAACCACCGTGTGTTGCCAGATGGGCTGCCGAAAGAGCGACCTGGCCTTCCTGTGCTGA